From the genome of Psychroserpens ponticola, one region includes:
- a CDS encoding RNA polymerase sigma factor: protein MKKDSHIDAKLVTAYQAGDQSAIAELVKRWHLIFCTKAFWIVKDADLSKDIAQDSWQTIMDKLHTLQKPSSFKSWALRIVYSKSLDVLRELSRKRIQETEFKMLQVSFVEDDKENTELKDMLLKAIKHLPKQQQIVLRLFYTESYSLKEISTLLNISIGTTKSRLFHAREKLKLILKNKNYEN, encoded by the coding sequence TTGAAAAAAGATAGTCATATAGATGCAAAACTCGTAACAGCATATCAAGCTGGAGATCAAAGTGCAATAGCAGAATTGGTGAAGCGTTGGCATCTGATATTTTGTACTAAGGCCTTTTGGATCGTTAAAGATGCTGATTTATCTAAGGATATAGCGCAAGACAGTTGGCAAACTATTATGGATAAACTCCATACGCTACAAAAACCTTCAAGTTTTAAAAGTTGGGCTTTACGAATTGTGTATTCTAAATCACTAGATGTTTTGAGAGAATTGAGTCGAAAACGCATTCAAGAAACCGAATTCAAAATGTTGCAAGTGTCTTTTGTTGAAGACGATAAAGAAAACACAGAACTCAAAGACATGCTTTTAAAAGCGATCAAGCATTTACCAAAACAGCAACAAATAGTTTTAAGATTATTTTACACTGAATCGTATTCATTAAAAGAAATCAGTACGCTTTTAAACATATCTATAGGAACTACAAAATCAAGATTGTTTCATGCTAGAGAGAAACTTAAATTAATACTTAAAAACAAAAATTATGAAAACTAA
- a CDS encoding DUF2752 domain-containing protein, with protein MSSPEEYMLPCLNKKLFGLDCMGCGMQRSVALIFQGDLIAAFYMYPAIYSLIALIGFIILNNFRNFKHAYKIIVILAVLNAIIILGNFIYKTFFN; from the coding sequence ATGTCTTCTCCAGAAGAGTACATGCTACCTTGTTTAAATAAGAAACTCTTCGGCTTAGACTGTATGGGTTGTGGGATGCAACGTTCTGTAGCACTCATATTTCAAGGCGATTTAATTGCTGCCTTTTACATGTATCCTGCGATATATAGTTTAATTGCTTTAATTGGCTTCATTATATTAAATAACTTTAGAAATTTTAAACATGCTTATAAAATTATTGTTATTTTGGCAGTGCTAAATGCCATAATAATACTTGGTAATTTTATATACAAAACCTTTTTCAACTAA
- a CDS encoding Smr/MutS family protein, producing MSFQIGDEVTVLDDDISGKVVTVIHDNVGVETSDGFVLEFRSNELIKKKSFSSDVFSNASMQDIIKQKEQHSNKKSIKTKPKERNLPTMEVDLHIHKLTDSNRRMTNYDMLTLQLDTAKRQLEFAMRKRIQKMVFIHGVGEGVLKMELETLFRRYENIKHYDADLQKYGNGATEVYIFQNTNS from the coding sequence ATGAGTTTTCAAATTGGAGATGAGGTTACAGTATTAGATGATGATATCTCAGGTAAAGTTGTTACTGTAATACATGATAATGTTGGTGTTGAAACATCGGATGGTTTTGTTTTAGAATTTAGATCTAATGAACTGATCAAAAAGAAATCTTTTTCAAGTGATGTCTTTTCAAATGCTAGTATGCAAGATATTATCAAACAAAAAGAACAGCATTCTAATAAGAAATCCATAAAAACGAAGCCAAAGGAGCGTAATTTACCTACTATGGAAGTCGATTTGCATATCCATAAGTTGACCGATTCAAATAGACGAATGACAAATTACGACATGCTCACATTGCAGTTAGATACTGCAAAACGACAATTAGAATTTGCGATGCGAAAACGCATTCAGAAAATGGTATTTATCCATGGTGTAGGAGAAGGTGTGCTTAAAATGGAGCTAGAAACGCTTTTCAGACGCTATGAGAATATTAAGCACTATGATGCTGACTTACAAAAATATGGTAATGGTGCAACTGAAGTCTATATCTTTCAGAATACAAATTCTTAA
- a CDS encoding cysteine desulfurase family protein: MDTVYLDNAATTQMRDEVIFRMTEIMKISFGNPSSTHSYGRQSKSIIETCRKSIASHFKVSASEIVFTSGGTEADNLILRSAVRDLGVQEIITSKIEHHAILHTVEVLEKEFGINVKYVNIKPDGHIDYAHFEQLLNSKSKQLLNSKSKQLVSLMHINNEIGNKLDITKVADLCKRNKALFHSDTVQSVGHYQIDLENIPVDFIAASAHKFHGPKGVGFAFIRKNSGIKGSIFGGEQERGYRAGTEAIHNIVGLDEALKLSYKNLETERSSILDIKTYFIKKLQDVFPEVAFNGSCTDLENSTYTLINVCLPIAAEKASLLQFQLDLKGIACSKGSACQSGSSQNSHVLSQILNDEHLMRPSVRFSFSIFNTRADVDYVIEVLKEFV, translated from the coding sequence ATGGATACAGTTTATTTAGATAATGCGGCTACGACTCAAATGCGCGATGAGGTGATTTTTCGCATGACTGAAATTATGAAAATTAGTTTCGGAAACCCTTCATCTACACATAGTTACGGAAGGCAGTCTAAGTCTATAATCGAAACTTGTAGAAAATCTATAGCATCACATTTTAAGGTATCTGCTTCTGAAATTGTGTTCACTTCTGGTGGTACTGAAGCTGATAATTTAATATTAAGAAGTGCAGTAAGAGATCTTGGTGTTCAAGAAATTATTACATCCAAAATAGAGCATCATGCCATTTTGCATACTGTAGAAGTTCTTGAAAAAGAATTTGGAATTAATGTAAAGTATGTCAATATAAAACCTGATGGTCATATTGATTATGCTCATTTTGAGCAATTATTAAATTCTAAGTCTAAACAATTATTAAATTCTAAGTCTAAACAATTAGTGAGTTTAATGCACATTAATAATGAGATTGGAAATAAATTAGATATAACAAAGGTCGCTGATTTATGTAAACGTAATAAGGCTCTATTTCATAGTGATACTGTGCAGTCTGTTGGACATTATCAAATTGATTTAGAAAACATTCCAGTAGATTTTATTGCTGCAAGTGCGCATAAATTTCATGGACCAAAAGGTGTTGGTTTCGCTTTTATTAGAAAGAATTCTGGGATAAAAGGTTCCATTTTTGGTGGCGAACAGGAGCGAGGTTATCGTGCTGGAACTGAAGCTATTCATAACATTGTCGGTTTAGATGAAGCTTTAAAATTGTCTTATAAAAACCTAGAAACAGAGCGTAGTTCTATTTTAGATATTAAAACCTATTTTATTAAAAAACTCCAAGACGTTTTTCCTGAAGTGGCATTTAACGGAAGCTGTACCGATTTAGAGAATAGCACATACACACTTATTAATGTTTGTCTGCCAATTGCTGCTGAAAAAGCATCATTACTTCAGTTTCAGTTAGATTTAAAAGGGATTGCTTGTTCTAAAGGAAGTGCCTGTCAAAGCGGAAGTTCACAAAACTCTCATGTATTAAGTCAGATTTTAAACGACGAACATTTAATGCGACCTTCAGTTCGTTTTTCTTTTAGTATATTTAATACCAGAGCTGATGTTGATTATGTTATTGAAGTTTTGAAAGAATTTGTTTAG
- a CDS encoding DUF6768 family protein: MKTNKEDIDQLIKDTLTQEEAKFYDKLEEQDVLGMIGGLFTGKNRWINILMNIMTIIFFGLFIYSVVNFFDTTETKELIKWGIGSLVFLIGVSMLKIFAWMQMDKNAILREMKRLELQVSSLSGKISE; the protein is encoded by the coding sequence ATGAAAACTAATAAGGAAGATATCGATCAATTAATTAAAGACACATTAACACAAGAAGAAGCTAAATTCTATGACAAATTAGAAGAACAAGATGTTCTAGGAATGATAGGAGGTTTGTTCACTGGTAAGAACAGGTGGATTAATATTCTTATGAATATCATGACCATAATATTCTTTGGGTTATTTATCTATAGTGTAGTCAACTTCTTTGATACAACTGAAACGAAAGAACTTATAAAATGGGGAATTGGAAGTCTCGTATTTCTAATTGGTGTGAGTATGCTTAAGATATTTGCTTGGATGCAAATGGATAAAAATGCGATACTAAGAGAAATGAAGCGTTTAGAATTGCAAGTGTCATCATTATCTGGAAAAATTTCGGAATAA
- the rlmD gene encoding 23S rRNA (uracil(1939)-C(5))-methyltransferase RlmD translates to MARRKSKRQIFEHIEVVDAGAKGKTVAKAPDGRVVFLPNAVPGDVVDVQTFKKRKSYYEGKAIKFHTLSDKRTEPKCEHFGVCGGCKWQHMDYKFQLEFKQKEVTNNLVRIGHLELPIITPILGSTEHYFYRNKMEFSFSDSRWLTQEEVDSDKDLGDRNALGFHIPGMWDKILDINKCWLQADPSNAIRNAVRDFSIENGLAFFNTRQQTGLLRTMMVRTSSTGDLMIVIQFFKDDEKKRILLLDYIAETFPQITSLQYIINGKANDTIYDQDVICYKGNDHIFEEMEGLRFKINAKSFYQTNSDQAYELYKITRDFAGLKGDELVYDLYTGTGTIAQFVAKQAKFVVGVEAVPDAIKAAKENAQLNAIDNVDFYVGDMKNVFNTEFINKNGQPDVIITDPPRDGMHKDVVQQILNIAPEKVVYVSCNSATQARDLALMKDIYKITKTQAVDMFPQTHHVENVVLLEKH, encoded by the coding sequence ATGGCTAGACGTAAAAGTAAAAGACAAATTTTTGAGCACATTGAAGTGGTTGATGCTGGAGCAAAAGGAAAAACCGTTGCTAAAGCTCCTGATGGACGAGTAGTATTTCTACCAAATGCTGTACCTGGAGATGTTGTAGATGTACAAACCTTCAAGAAACGTAAATCGTATTATGAAGGCAAAGCCATAAAATTCCACACCTTATCTGATAAACGTACAGAACCTAAATGCGAACATTTTGGTGTTTGTGGTGGCTGTAAATGGCAACACATGGATTACAAGTTTCAATTAGAGTTCAAACAAAAAGAAGTGACTAACAACCTTGTTAGAATTGGTCATTTAGAATTACCTATAATCACTCCTATTTTAGGATCAACTGAACACTATTTTTATAGAAACAAAATGGAATTCTCGTTTAGTGATTCTAGATGGTTGACTCAAGAAGAGGTCGATTCTGATAAAGATTTAGGAGATAGAAATGCTTTAGGATTTCACATTCCAGGAATGTGGGACAAAATCCTTGACATCAACAAATGTTGGCTTCAAGCAGATCCTTCAAATGCGATTAGAAATGCTGTTCGTGACTTTTCTATTGAAAACGGATTAGCGTTTTTTAATACAAGACAACAAACTGGTCTTCTTCGTACAATGATGGTTAGAACATCATCTACAGGTGATTTGATGATTGTCATTCAGTTTTTTAAAGACGATGAAAAAAAACGCATTCTGCTTTTAGATTATATTGCTGAAACTTTTCCGCAGATTACGTCTTTGCAATACATCATTAATGGTAAAGCTAACGACACTATTTATGACCAAGATGTAATTTGCTACAAAGGCAACGATCATATTTTTGAAGAAATGGAAGGCTTACGTTTTAAAATAAATGCCAAATCATTTTATCAAACCAATTCTGATCAGGCTTACGAGTTATATAAAATTACTCGTGATTTTGCAGGATTAAAAGGTGACGAACTTGTTTATGATTTATATACAGGTACAGGAACCATTGCTCAGTTTGTTGCAAAACAAGCAAAATTTGTTGTTGGTGTTGAAGCTGTTCCAGATGCCATTAAAGCTGCAAAAGAAAATGCACAATTAAATGCCATTGATAACGTTGACTTTTATGTTGGCGATATGAAAAATGTATTCAATACAGAATTCATAAATAAAAATGGTCAGCCAGACGTTATTATTACAGATCCTCCTCGTGATGGCATGCATAAAGATGTTGTACAGCAGATTTTAAATATTGCTCCAGAGAAAGTAGTATATGTAAGTTGCAATAGCGCTACTCAAGCAAGAGATTTAGCATTAATGAAAGATATTTATAAAATAACGAAAACACAGGCTGTAGATATGTTTCCTCAAACGCATCATGTTGAAAATGTTGTACTTTTGGAAAAACACTAA
- a CDS encoding CCC motif membrane protein has product MENNQTQEQLQNSTLILVLGILSIVTCCCYGIVGLILGIVTIVLAKKATKIYAENPDLYTGFKNVKTGKILAIIGLILSVLYLLFTLWAVMTFGWEALQDQELMQERMREMFDQ; this is encoded by the coding sequence ATGGAAAACAATCAAACTCAAGAACAATTACAAAATTCAACATTAATTTTAGTACTAGGTATTCTATCTATAGTAACCTGTTGTTGCTATGGTATTGTAGGATTAATACTAGGTATTGTTACAATAGTACTAGCAAAAAAAGCGACTAAAATTTATGCTGAAAATCCTGATTTATATACTGGTTTTAAAAATGTAAAGACTGGAAAGATCTTAGCCATTATAGGATTAATTTTAAGTGTTTTATACTTATTATTCACATTATGGGCAGTAATGACGTTTGGTTGGGAGGCTTTGCAAGACCAAGAATTAATGCAAGAAAGAATGAGAGAAATGTTTGATCAATAA
- the rocD gene encoding ornithine--oxo-acid transaminase, translating into MAVLDQLTSQQAIDLENKYGAHNYHPLPVVLSRGEGVYVWDVEGKKYYDFLSAYSAVNQGHCHPKIVNAMTAQAQTLSLTSRAFYNDVLGKYEKFASEYFNFDKLLPMNTGAEAVETALKICRKWAYEVKGIDENKAEIIVCENNFHGRTTTIISFSNDPVARKNFGPYTDGFIKIEYDNLKALETALEKNSNVAGFLVEPIQGEAGVYVPSEGYLTQARALCEKHNVLFIADEVQTGIARTGKLLAVDHENVKPDILILGKALSGGAYPVSAVLANDPIMNVIRPGNHGSTFGGNPIAAAVAIAALEVVKDEDLAENAFQLGELFRSELNKFIETSSIVNQVRGKGLLNAILINDDEESDTAWNICLALRDNGLLAKPTHGNIIRFAPPLVMNKEQLLDCVSIITKTLKEFEI; encoded by the coding sequence ATGGCTGTTTTAGACCAATTAACTTCGCAACAAGCGATCGATTTAGAAAACAAGTATGGTGCACACAATTACCATCCATTACCAGTAGTACTGAGTAGAGGAGAAGGTGTGTATGTTTGGGATGTAGAAGGTAAGAAATATTACGATTTTCTATCTGCTTATTCTGCAGTAAACCAAGGGCATTGTCATCCGAAAATTGTCAATGCAATGACAGCTCAAGCGCAAACCTTGAGTTTGACCTCAAGAGCATTTTATAATGATGTGCTTGGAAAATATGAGAAATTTGCTTCAGAGTATTTCAACTTTGATAAGTTATTACCAATGAATACAGGTGCAGAAGCTGTTGAAACCGCTTTAAAAATTTGCCGTAAATGGGCTTATGAAGTAAAAGGAATTGATGAAAATAAAGCAGAAATCATCGTTTGTGAGAATAATTTCCACGGAAGAACAACAACAATCATTTCGTTTAGTAATGATCCTGTTGCTAGAAAAAACTTCGGACCATATACAGACGGATTTATAAAAATTGAATACGATAACCTTAAAGCTTTAGAAACTGCTTTAGAGAAAAATTCTAATGTAGCTGGATTTTTAGTAGAACCAATTCAAGGGGAAGCTGGTGTATATGTTCCAAGCGAAGGTTATTTAACTCAAGCTAGGGCTTTGTGTGAAAAACATAACGTATTGTTTATCGCTGACGAAGTGCAAACTGGAATAGCAAGAACAGGTAAGTTATTAGCTGTAGATCATGAAAATGTAAAGCCAGATATTTTAATTCTAGGTAAAGCATTATCAGGAGGCGCTTATCCTGTAAGTGCTGTATTAGCCAATGATCCAATTATGAATGTAATAAGGCCTGGTAATCATGGAAGTACATTTGGAGGTAATCCAATTGCAGCAGCAGTTGCTATTGCTGCTCTTGAAGTTGTAAAAGATGAAGATTTAGCTGAAAATGCTTTTCAATTGGGAGAATTATTCCGAAGTGAATTGAATAAGTTCATAGAAACAAGCTCTATTGTAAATCAAGTAAGAGGTAAAGGCTTATTAAATGCTATTTTAATTAATGATGATGAAGAGAGTGATACTGCTTGGAATATCTGTTTGGCATTGCGTGATAATGGTTTGCTAGCAAAACCTACACATGGAAATATTATCCGTTTTGCTCCACCATTAGTAATGAATAAAGAGCAATTACTAGATTGTGTTTCTATTATTACAAAGACTTTAAAAGAATTTGAAATTTAG
- a CDS encoding T9SS type A sorting domain-containing protein, with product MKNFYSIIITVFISNFTFAQVDLYVDNDSFIYAKDVVVFVNDDIRLETPTSNFYLRGDAQLLQNTNIKNSDAGELSVYQKQTKGIYEYNYWCSPVGVGVDGATGSNVAFNGTNIHDPDDDTDLANVISTAYSFTSAYNGTVTELSNYWMWSLESAGGYNGWNQIFNSGNVNPGYGFTTKGSPNTNNTLDFRGRPNNGDITFNCLFNGTDADSNSGLDEQVNTLTGNPYPSALDLKLIFANVPNNAARLDGNIYFWEQKNTGSHFLQTYEGGYAVYAPGPLGDLNDHGTYTRVTFGSYDGDGGDNGATSGLSPNYQPNFARRFASIGQGFVVTSVDNAGVAAGGVITLNNSMRVYLPEDSTVSGTGSIFARQNSQGEEVIAMSHNGLDYMDIINHPTIVPEIRIHTKVNDLYYKESVIAFRDNTDLSYNKFCDGKNISQLSDDVYFLIEDHKLVIKSLAYEQDARIPIVFKASTQASTFSITINELTDVDDSIQVYIYDNVANTYTDIKNGSFNISLAEGIYDSRFEVTFNNENTLSNEEITISDFIIFQDNNNSLLTIKNPNSLHINNVSLFDVSGKQVLNAIDLDNKDMYHFSTTNFSDGVYVTVIGLNNNETLSKKLIIKNK from the coding sequence ATGAAAAACTTCTACTCCATCATAATCACAGTTTTTATTTCGAATTTTACTTTTGCACAAGTAGATCTCTATGTCGATAACGATAGCTTTATTTACGCAAAAGATGTCGTTGTTTTTGTAAATGATGATATCCGACTTGAAACACCTACTTCTAACTTTTATTTGCGAGGAGACGCTCAATTATTACAAAATACAAACATAAAAAATTCAGACGCTGGTGAACTTTCTGTTTATCAAAAACAAACAAAAGGCATCTATGAATATAATTATTGGTGTAGTCCTGTTGGTGTAGGCGTAGATGGAGCTACTGGTTCAAATGTTGCTTTTAACGGAACAAACATACATGACCCAGATGATGATACTGATTTGGCAAATGTAATTTCTACAGCATATAGTTTTACCTCAGCGTATAATGGCACTGTAACTGAACTTTCAAATTACTGGATGTGGTCTTTAGAATCTGCTGGTGGCTATAACGGTTGGAATCAAATTTTTAATTCTGGAAATGTAAATCCTGGTTATGGATTTACAACAAAAGGAAGTCCGAATACAAACAATACATTAGACTTTAGAGGTCGTCCTAATAATGGTGATATTACTTTTAATTGTTTATTTAATGGAACTGATGCAGATTCTAATTCAGGATTAGATGAACAAGTAAATACTTTAACAGGTAATCCTTACCCTTCTGCATTAGACCTCAAATTGATATTTGCAAATGTTCCAAATAACGCAGCTAGATTAGATGGCAATATTTATTTTTGGGAACAAAAAAACACAGGCTCTCATTTTTTACAAACTTATGAAGGTGGATATGCCGTTTATGCTCCAGGACCTTTAGGAGATTTAAACGATCATGGCACATACACAAGAGTGACTTTTGGAAGCTATGATGGTGATGGAGGAGATAATGGTGCTACTTCTGGTTTAAGTCCAAATTACCAACCTAACTTTGCTAGACGCTTTGCTTCTATAGGTCAAGGTTTTGTTGTAACCAGTGTTGATAATGCTGGTGTTGCTGCAGGAGGCGTTATCACACTTAATAATTCTATGAGAGTGTATTTACCTGAAGATTCAACCGTATCTGGTACTGGTTCTATCTTTGCTAGACAAAATTCTCAAGGAGAAGAAGTTATTGCGATGTCTCATAACGGATTAGATTATATGGATATAATAAACCATCCAACTATAGTTCCTGAAATAAGAATTCACACAAAGGTTAATGATTTATATTATAAAGAAAGTGTAATTGCCTTTAGGGACAATACAGATTTAAGCTATAATAAATTTTGTGATGGTAAAAACATTTCTCAATTAAGTGATGATGTATATTTTTTAATCGAAGACCATAAACTAGTTATTAAATCTTTGGCATATGAGCAAGATGCAAGAATTCCAATAGTATTTAAGGCTTCTACACAAGCCTCTACATTTAGTATTACAATAAACGAACTTACAGATGTTGATGATTCAATACAAGTCTATATCTATGATAATGTAGCAAACACATATACAGATATCAAAAATGGAAGTTTTAATATTTCTTTAGCGGAAGGCATATATGACAGTCGTTTTGAAGTTACTTTTAATAATGAAAACACACTAAGTAATGAAGAAATTACAATTTCAGATTTCATAATATTTCAAGATAACAACAATTCTCTATTAACGATTAAGAACCCAAATAGTTTACATATTAATAATGTATCCCTTTTTGATGTTTCAGGGAAACAGGTTCTCAATGCTATAGATTTAGATAACAAAGACATGTATCACTTTTCTACAACTAATTTTAGTGATGGAGTTTATGTAACTGTTATTGGTTTAAATAATAATGAAACACTTTCCAAAAAATTGATAATAAAAAACAAGTAA
- a CDS encoding DUF6048 family protein has translation MKQRHILIFSISSCLFLFCSILNAQESIDGETTTDTLIYKQKYGLRLGVDLGRLIRTVIDDDYTGFEISGDYRLTKKLYLAGELGNEKRSISTDFLSVTANGSYFKAGIDYNSFQNWLDMQNMIYFGFRAGASSFTQNLDNYTIYNTNQYWPTQLSSEEAREIDGLTAIWAEIIIGIKAELFSNLFLGLNVQIKSLINEDVPDDFENLYIPGFNRTYDSGRFGIGFGYNLSYLIPIIKKDKKVVVDKEE, from the coding sequence ATGAAACAACGACACATTTTAATTTTTTCCATTAGTAGTTGCCTCTTTCTCTTCTGTAGTATTTTAAATGCTCAAGAATCAATTGATGGAGAAACGACTACTGACACCCTAATTTATAAACAAAAATATGGATTACGTCTAGGTGTCGATTTAGGTAGATTAATTAGAACTGTTATCGATGACGACTATACAGGTTTTGAAATTTCTGGAGATTATAGATTGACAAAAAAACTATATTTAGCTGGTGAATTAGGAAATGAAAAACGCTCCATATCAACAGATTTCTTAAGTGTGACTGCAAATGGTAGTTATTTTAAAGCTGGTATTGATTATAATTCTTTTCAAAATTGGCTTGACATGCAAAATATGATTTATTTTGGTTTTCGTGCTGGAGCTAGTTCTTTTACTCAAAACTTAGATAATTATACAATATATAATACCAATCAATATTGGCCTACTCAATTGTCTTCTGAAGAAGCAAGAGAAATTGATGGACTAACAGCTATTTGGGCAGAAATTATTATAGGAATTAAAGCAGAATTGTTTAGCAATTTATTTTTAGGTCTCAATGTTCAAATTAAAAGTTTAATCAATGAAGATGTACCTGATGATTTTGAAAACTTATACATACCAGGTTTTAATAGAACTTACGATAGTGGACGCTTTGGTATCGGCTTTGGATATAATTTATCTTACCTAATACCTATAATCAAAAAGGATAAAAAAGTGGTGGTCGACAAGGAAGAATAG
- a CDS encoding DinB family protein, giving the protein MDKDAIAELIEEKNNALVRWISEQEDDKWTTGPKGKWTTGQHALHLLQSIKPLNSALSMPKFVLRYKFGKTNRGLRDYQTVINRYQERLKDVKGKTYGPSKNMEIPALTEKQYLLDRLQVESKKLQYKTRKISDKNLDSLILPHPLMGKMPIREIIMWTAHHIEHHTKTLKANY; this is encoded by the coding sequence ATGGATAAAGACGCTATTGCAGAACTGATAGAAGAAAAAAACAACGCATTAGTCCGTTGGATTTCAGAACAAGAAGATGACAAATGGACAACTGGTCCTAAAGGTAAATGGACAACAGGCCAACACGCCTTACATCTGCTTCAAAGTATCAAGCCCTTAAATAGTGCATTGAGCATGCCTAAATTTGTATTGCGATATAAATTTGGAAAAACCAATAGAGGCCTTAGAGATTACCAAACCGTTATTAATCGGTATCAAGAACGCTTAAAAGATGTGAAAGGAAAAACATATGGACCATCAAAAAACATGGAAATTCCAGCTTTAACAGAAAAGCAATATTTGTTGGATCGTTTACAGGTCGAAAGCAAAAAACTTCAGTATAAAACAAGAAAAATATCCGACAAAAATTTAGATTCATTAATACTTCCACATCCACTAATGGGTAAAATGCCTATTCGGGAAATTATCATGTGGACAGCTCATCATATTGAACATCATACCAAAACGCTTAAAGCAAACTATTAA
- a CDS encoding DUF6452 family protein: MKLNIIKKISLAVILLLTVCTCERDDICPEDVPTTPRLLLKFFDISNQETTKNVPKLFIQGIDNDEPLSDYIGGTTSVSAVELPLKTNENSTQFRFIKNYAINDNGTPDDEDDDFETGNVDIITINYITETVYVSRACGYKTIFKAVNILLDEDDTNRWIVLAQALNDNQSIEDETTTHFNFFH, encoded by the coding sequence TTGAAATTAAACATCATAAAAAAAATTAGTCTAGCAGTTATATTACTCCTTACTGTATGCACTTGTGAGCGTGATGATATTTGTCCAGAAGATGTACCAACAACACCTCGATTGTTATTGAAGTTTTTTGACATTTCTAATCAGGAGACTACTAAAAATGTTCCTAAGTTATTTATTCAAGGTATCGATAATGATGAGCCGCTTTCTGATTATATAGGAGGCACTACTAGTGTAAGCGCAGTAGAATTACCACTTAAAACGAATGAAAACTCAACCCAATTTCGTTTTATTAAAAACTACGCCATAAATGATAATGGAACTCCTGATGATGAAGATGATGATTTTGAAACCGGTAACGTAGATATCATTACAATAAATTATATTACTGAAACAGTTTATGTTTCTCGTGCTTGTGGTTATAAAACAATTTTTAAAGCAGTTAATATATTACTTGATGAAGATGACACGAACAGATGGATTGTTCTTGCACAAGCCTTAAATGATAATCAATCAATTGAAGATGAAACAACGACACATTTTAATTTTTTCCATTAG